A window of the Anaerosoma tenue genome harbors these coding sequences:
- a CDS encoding ATP-binding protein, with translation MPRPIIDVDECSGCGICVDVCPEGVLDLVNDVAQPVNEEDCTACGTCMEECPMGAITEIEED, from the coding sequence ATGCCCCGACCGATCATCGATGTGGATGAATGCTCCGGCTGCGGCATCTGCGTGGACGTGTGCCCTGAGGGCGTGCTCGACCTCGTGAACGATGTCGCTCAGCCGGTGAACGAAGAGGACTGCACGGCATGCGGCACGTGCATGGAGGAGTGCCCGATGGGCGCGATCACGGAGATCGAGGAAGACTGA
- a CDS encoding NAD-dependent epimerase/dehydratase family protein, with the protein MRVVVTGGAGFIGGNLVHALLGGGAEVTIIDDLSTGSMDNVHPAAAFRCLDVLSPEAAQAISDAHPDVVVHLAAQVSVAASLADPAFDRAVNVDGTRAVAEAAVAAGARRVLSASSAAVYGEPQELPLTETSPTAPAVPYGASKLEAEGVIAEVLRPAGVDFASLRFANVYGPRQRAEGEGGVVAEFASRMARGETPVIFGSGSQTRDFIYVADVVNACVLAATHEGVLAHPGVSGPAYNISTGTATSVNMLAEGLRVAMRYPGAIERADAREGDVEESVLSPAKAADAFGWSAAVELQAGLAATGTWFMQQS; encoded by the coding sequence ATGAGGGTGGTCGTAACGGGAGGCGCCGGATTCATCGGCGGTAATCTGGTCCACGCGCTGCTGGGTGGCGGGGCCGAGGTGACGATCATCGACGACCTCTCAACAGGGTCGATGGACAACGTGCACCCGGCAGCCGCCTTCCGATGCCTGGACGTGCTGTCTCCGGAGGCGGCACAAGCCATCAGCGATGCGCATCCGGACGTGGTGGTCCACCTCGCCGCACAGGTGAGCGTTGCCGCTTCGCTGGCGGATCCGGCGTTCGACCGGGCGGTGAACGTAGATGGGACGCGCGCTGTGGCTGAGGCCGCGGTCGCTGCGGGTGCAAGGCGGGTCCTGTCGGCGTCCTCTGCCGCCGTGTACGGAGAACCGCAGGAGCTGCCGCTCACCGAGACGTCGCCCACTGCGCCTGCTGTGCCGTACGGCGCATCCAAGCTGGAGGCTGAGGGCGTCATCGCGGAGGTGCTGCGACCGGCGGGCGTGGACTTCGCTTCTCTGCGGTTCGCGAACGTCTACGGACCCCGTCAGCGAGCCGAGGGTGAGGGAGGCGTGGTGGCGGAGTTCGCCTCTCGTATGGCGCGCGGTGAGACGCCGGTGATATTCGGCTCGGGCAGCCAGACCAGGGACTTCATCTACGTGGCCGACGTGGTCAACGCGTGTGTCCTGGCTGCGACCCACGAGGGGGTACTCGCCCATCCCGGCGTGAGCGGCCCCGCGTACAACATCTCCACGGGGACGGCGACGTCCGTGAACATGCTGGCCGAGGGGCTGCGGGTGGCCATGCGGTACCCCGGGGCGATCGAGCGGGCGGATGCCCGCGAGGGGGACGTCGAAGAAAGCGTCCTCTCTCCCGCAAAAGCGGCGGATGCCTTCGGCTGGAGCGCAGCGGTGGAACTGCAGGCCGGACTCGCCGCGACCGGGACCTGGTTCATGCAGCAGTCGTGA
- the grpE gene encoding nucleotide exchange factor GrpE produces MNRKHTTPRGGDPSGLGPREDHPAEVPFGASSAGRRFTGRKPAETASEIPPAASAHTDPVLEQDLGAEFEFRGDQLEAELEAAREEAGRHFETAQRLQAEFDNYRKRMAREQEDAVKRAGQRIITEVLPALDNLERAVAHAEEAGGSSDLTDGVRMVLQQVLDVFAKEGVERIAPEGEPFDPNEHQAVGQAERDDVPEGTCVDMYQCGYRMHGRVLRPAAVVVSTGGPRP; encoded by the coding sequence ATGAACCGGAAGCACACGACCCCCCGCGGCGGAGACCCCTCCGGTCTCGGTCCTCGGGAAGACCACCCGGCGGAGGTTCCATTCGGGGCCTCCTCCGCGGGGAGGCGCTTCACAGGCCGCAAGCCTGCGGAGACGGCCTCGGAGATCCCCCCGGCCGCGTCCGCGCATACCGATCCTGTGCTCGAGCAGGACCTGGGAGCGGAGTTCGAGTTCCGGGGCGACCAGCTCGAGGCCGAGCTGGAGGCGGCACGCGAGGAGGCGGGCCGTCACTTTGAGACCGCGCAACGGCTTCAGGCGGAGTTCGACAACTACCGCAAGCGTATGGCCCGCGAACAGGAAGACGCGGTCAAGCGGGCAGGGCAGCGCATCATCACCGAGGTGCTCCCGGCTCTCGACAACCTTGAGCGTGCGGTGGCCCATGCCGAGGAGGCCGGTGGATCGAGCGACCTGACCGACGGTGTGCGGATGGTGCTCCAGCAGGTGCTCGACGTCTTCGCCAAGGAGGGCGTGGAGCGCATCGCGCCGGAGGGTGAGCCGTTCGACCCCAACGAGCACCAGGCGGTGGGGCAGGCCGAACGCGACGACGTGCCGGAGGGCACGTGCGTCGACATGTACCAGTGCGGGTACCGGATGCACGGGCGCGTGTTGCGTCCGGCGGCGGTCGTGGTGAGCACCGGAGGCCCGAGGCCCTAA
- the dnaK gene encoding molecular chaperone DnaK: protein MGKIIGIDLGTTNSAVAVLEGGEPTIIVNAEGDRTTPSVVAFRKDGERIVGKAAKNQAVTNPEHTITSIKRFIGRKYEETSSERGTIAYNVEKGKDGRSVVMVEDKRYTPEEISAMVLQKLKADAEAYLGHPVTEAVITVPAYFNDMQRQATKDAGKIAGLEVKRIINEPTAAALAYGLDKGAHDQTILVFDLGGGTFDVSVLEIGEGVFEVKSTSGDNHLGGDDWDQRIIDWLADKFKADHGIDLRNDKMALQRLRAEAEKAKMELSTTQTAQINLPFITADASGPKHLDYTLTRAEFQKITSDLLERCRKPVQAALKDAGVKSGDLDHAILVGGSTRMPAVQELVKQLTGKDPHKGVNPDEVVAIGAAIQGGVLGGDVKDILLLDVTPLALGVETLGGVMTKLIERNTTIPTRKSETFTTAADGQTSVEIHVLQGEREMAAYNKTLGKFHLMNIPPAPRGVPQIEVAFDIDANGIVNVSAKDLGTGQEQKITITGTTALSDEEVDRMVNDAEAHADEDLKKKEEAEVRNNADTLVYGTEKTLSDLGDKVPEDTKSEIQSAIADVKTALEGDDTEAIKTATTGLQEKSYKLAEIVYQQVQEEQAAEGETTPEADEEVADYEVVDEDE, encoded by the coding sequence ATGGGCAAGATCATCGGCATCGACCTCGGTACGACGAACTCGGCTGTCGCGGTCCTCGAGGGCGGCGAGCCCACGATCATCGTGAACGCCGAGGGCGATCGCACCACGCCGTCGGTCGTCGCGTTCCGCAAGGATGGCGAGCGTATCGTCGGCAAGGCGGCCAAGAACCAGGCCGTGACGAACCCGGAACACACCATCACCTCGATCAAGCGCTTCATCGGCCGCAAGTACGAGGAGACCTCCTCCGAGCGCGGCACCATCGCGTACAACGTGGAGAAGGGCAAGGACGGCCGTTCGGTCGTGATGGTCGAGGACAAGCGCTACACGCCCGAGGAGATCTCGGCCATGGTGCTGCAGAAGCTCAAGGCCGACGCCGAGGCGTACCTCGGCCATCCGGTCACCGAGGCGGTCATCACCGTTCCGGCCTACTTCAACGACATGCAGCGTCAGGCCACCAAGGACGCGGGTAAGATCGCGGGCCTCGAGGTCAAGCGCATCATCAACGAGCCCACGGCGGCGGCGCTGGCGTACGGCCTCGACAAGGGCGCTCACGACCAGACCATCCTGGTGTTCGACCTTGGCGGCGGCACGTTCGACGTGTCCGTCCTCGAGATCGGCGAGGGCGTCTTCGAGGTGAAGTCCACCTCGGGTGACAACCACCTCGGCGGCGATGACTGGGACCAGCGCATCATCGATTGGCTTGCCGACAAGTTCAAGGCCGATCACGGCATCGACCTGCGCAACGACAAGATGGCGCTGCAGCGCCTGCGCGCGGAGGCGGAGAAGGCGAAGATGGAACTCTCCACCACGCAGACCGCGCAGATCAACCTGCCGTTCATCACGGCGGATGCGAGCGGCCCGAAGCACCTCGACTACACGCTCACGCGCGCCGAGTTCCAGAAGATCACTTCTGACCTGCTCGAGCGGTGCCGTAAGCCGGTCCAGGCCGCGCTCAAGGACGCCGGGGTCAAGTCCGGCGACCTCGACCACGCGATCCTGGTCGGCGGTTCCACGCGCATGCCGGCGGTCCAGGAGCTGGTGAAGCAACTCACCGGCAAGGACCCGCACAAGGGCGTCAATCCGGACGAGGTCGTGGCCATCGGCGCGGCTATCCAGGGCGGCGTGCTTGGCGGCGACGTGAAAGATATCCTCCTGCTCGACGTGACGCCGCTCGCACTCGGCGTTGAGACGCTTGGCGGCGTGATGACCAAGCTGATCGAGCGCAACACGACCATCCCCACGCGCAAGAGCGAGACCTTCACCACGGCGGCGGACGGTCAGACGAGCGTGGAGATCCACGTGCTGCAGGGCGAGCGGGAGATGGCCGCGTACAACAAGACGCTCGGGAAGTTCCATCTCATGAACATCCCGCCCGCGCCCCGCGGCGTGCCGCAGATCGAAGTGGCCTTCGACATCGACGCCAACGGCATCGTGAACGTCTCGGCCAAGGATCTGGGCACGGGGCAGGAGCAGAAGATCACCATCACGGGCACGACCGCTCTCTCGGACGAGGAAGTCGACCGTATGGTCAACGACGCCGAGGCGCACGCGGACGAGGATCTCAAGAAGAAGGAAGAGGCGGAGGTGCGCAACAACGCCGACACACTGGTGTACGGCACCGAGAAGACGCTCTCAGACCTGGGCGACAAAGTACCCGAGGATACGAAGAGCGAGATCCAGTCGGCCATCGCGGACGTGAAGACGGCGCTCGAGGGTGACGACACCGAGGCCATCAAGACCGCCACGACCGGCCTGCAGGAGAAGAGCTACAAGCTTGCGGAGATCGTGTACCAGCAGGTACAGGAGGAGCAGGCTGCCGAGGGTGAGACCACGCCCGAAGCGGACGAGGAAGTGGCCGACTACGAGGTCGTCGACGAGGACGAGTAG
- a CDS encoding heat shock protein transcriptional repressor HspR, translated as MRRQHGSGGKDRPVYMISVAAELAGVHPQTLRIYERKRLIQPSRSPGGTRMYSESDIERLRLIQRLTQEEGINLAGVMRIIELEVEKEKLEARLAEAQAAATRAERDLAQEINEFRKSLRADIVHVPRGGIVKRGAR; from the coding sequence GTGAGACGGCAGCACGGAAGCGGCGGCAAAGACCGGCCGGTCTACATGATCAGCGTGGCGGCCGAGCTTGCCGGCGTGCACCCGCAAACGCTCCGGATCTACGAACGCAAGCGGCTCATCCAGCCGAGCAGGTCTCCTGGCGGCACGCGGATGTACTCGGAGTCGGATATCGAGCGGCTCCGTCTCATCCAGCGGCTCACGCAGGAGGAAGGCATCAACCTCGCGGGCGTGATGCGGATCATCGAACTCGAGGTCGAGAAAGAGAAGCTCGAGGCCCGACTCGCCGAGGCGCAGGCTGCCGCCACCCGCGCCGAACGCGATCTGGCGCAGGAGATCAACGAGTTCCGCAAGTCGCTCCGTGCGGACATCGTGCACGTGCCGCGTGGCGGCATCGTGAAGAGGGGTGCCCGATGA
- the dnaJ gene encoding molecular chaperone DnaJ has translation MAEKDYYDILGVPKTATADEIKKAFRKQARKHHPDAGGSEAKFKEINEAYEILSDEEKRKQYDTYGRYFGGNVPPGGPGGAGAGWPGGGVPGGGFPGGASYQTVDMGDLGDLFGNLFGGGAGASRRKSAHRGADMQYDLTLSFEEALKGTSTKVDVKRTETCATCKGTGAKPGTSVSTCPTCSGAGHVTQGQGVFGFSRPCQRCGGTGTVVEQPCTTCRGKGQVVRAKPLTVNIPPGVTDGGKLRFAGKGEPGTGGAPAGDLYVITHIRPHAFFTRDGADVVLDLPVTITEAALGAQVMVPTPDGGKVKVKIPAGTADGKVLRVPGKGAPKLKGRGTGDLKVRVRIDVPKKLTSEQKELLKKFESLRADDVRAHIA, from the coding sequence ATGGCCGAGAAAGACTACTACGACATACTCGGCGTCCCTAAGACGGCGACAGCCGACGAGATAAAGAAGGCGTTCCGCAAGCAGGCGCGCAAGCATCACCCTGACGCGGGCGGCTCCGAGGCCAAGTTCAAGGAGATCAACGAGGCGTACGAGATCCTCTCGGACGAGGAGAAGCGGAAGCAGTACGACACGTACGGCCGCTACTTCGGCGGCAACGTCCCGCCGGGTGGTCCCGGAGGTGCGGGAGCGGGTTGGCCCGGAGGCGGTGTCCCGGGCGGCGGCTTCCCCGGCGGCGCGTCGTATCAGACCGTGGATATGGGTGATCTGGGCGACCTCTTCGGCAACCTCTTCGGAGGAGGCGCAGGCGCATCGAGGCGAAAGAGCGCGCACAGGGGCGCGGACATGCAGTACGACCTCACGCTCTCCTTCGAGGAGGCGCTGAAGGGCACCTCCACCAAGGTCGACGTCAAGCGTACCGAGACATGCGCCACCTGCAAGGGCACCGGCGCGAAACCCGGCACCAGCGTGAGCACGTGTCCCACATGCTCGGGAGCCGGCCACGTCACGCAGGGCCAGGGTGTGTTCGGCTTCTCCCGCCCATGTCAGCGCTGTGGCGGCACAGGCACGGTGGTGGAGCAGCCGTGCACCACCTGTAGAGGTAAGGGGCAGGTGGTGAGGGCCAAGCCGCTGACGGTGAACATCCCGCCGGGCGTGACCGATGGCGGCAAGCTGAGGTTCGCGGGCAAGGGCGAGCCCGGGACCGGTGGCGCACCGGCGGGCGACCTGTACGTGATCACGCACATCCGCCCGCATGCGTTCTTCACCCGTGACGGGGCGGATGTGGTCCTCGACCTTCCGGTGACGATCACGGAGGCGGCGCTTGGCGCCCAGGTGATGGTGCCCACGCCCGATGGCGGCAAGGTGAAGGTGAAGATCCCGGCTGGCACCGCCGACGGCAAGGTGTTGCGGGTGCCGGGCAAGGGCGCACCCAAGCTGAAGGGCCGCGGCACAGGTGACTTGAAGGTCCGCGTGCGGATCGACGTGCCCAAGAAGCTCACCTCGGAGCAGAAGGAACTGCTGAAGAAGTTCGAGTCGCTGCGTGCGGACGACGTCCGGGCGCACATCGCGTAG
- a CDS encoding uracil-DNA glycosylase family protein, whose amino-acid sequence MKDPADITGEAKRLDALFRAKAQAEIAAAEAVAGDNGSVRGQGDELADVLLVKGEPGPGDLDAGRALAGADGEAAGKALDALGVASERFAFCTRSADLPEATRLERTRLMVEAVDPRIVVALDPLAAEDILDAYGCEAVPPGTLTYVQGRAFVALEGLEASLSDEALKRRVWRQLKALGPLGQAGQ is encoded by the coding sequence GTGAAGGATCCCGCGGACATCACCGGCGAGGCGAAGCGGCTCGATGCTCTCTTCCGGGCGAAGGCGCAGGCGGAGATAGCTGCTGCCGAGGCCGTTGCAGGCGACAACGGCTCTGTGAGAGGGCAGGGCGACGAACTCGCAGACGTGCTGCTCGTCAAGGGTGAGCCCGGGCCCGGTGACCTCGACGCGGGCCGTGCTCTCGCGGGCGCTGATGGAGAAGCAGCAGGTAAGGCGCTTGACGCGCTCGGAGTGGCATCGGAGCGGTTCGCTTTCTGTACGCGGTCAGCGGACCTGCCGGAGGCCACCCGGCTCGAGCGGACGCGCCTCATGGTGGAGGCGGTCGACCCGCGGATCGTGGTCGCGCTCGATCCCCTGGCCGCCGAGGACATCCTGGACGCCTACGGTTGCGAAGCCGTGCCGCCGGGGACGCTCACCTACGTGCAAGGCCGCGCCTTCGTCGCCCTCGAAGGACTTGAGGCGTCGCTCTCCGACGAGGCCCTGAAGAGGCGCGTGTGGCGACAGCTCAAGGCTCTAGGTCCGCTCGGGCAGGCCGGACAGTAA
- a CDS encoding sortase, translating to MRLRDRWIRATGNLLLGVALGLGSYYGLTTLVGSHAQEVLRDEAAAVAPYRAEAPDKVLEAPDGPALDFSGWHEEDEAHWRSLDAGAVFGRIVIPAIGLDTLVVNGVSTADLRKGPGWIDWTDLPGPEGTCGISGHRTTYGAPFARVDELVQGDTIDLYSPYRRYRYSVTGTVIVRPDQIEVVAPTEHPSLTLTACHPPYSARYRIAVQAELVEVRRVSGDAP from the coding sequence GTGCGCCTACGGGATCGCTGGATACGCGCAACAGGGAACCTCCTGCTCGGCGTCGCCCTAGGCCTTGGGTCGTACTACGGGCTCACGACCCTCGTCGGCTCCCATGCCCAGGAGGTCCTGCGCGACGAGGCGGCTGCGGTGGCTCCCTACCGGGCCGAGGCGCCCGACAAGGTCCTCGAGGCGCCCGATGGCCCCGCCCTGGACTTCTCTGGGTGGCATGAGGAGGACGAGGCGCACTGGCGGTCGCTCGATGCGGGTGCGGTGTTCGGGAGGATCGTGATCCCGGCGATCGGGTTGGATACCCTCGTGGTGAACGGCGTGAGTACCGCTGACCTGCGAAAAGGTCCCGGATGGATCGACTGGACCGATCTCCCGGGGCCGGAGGGCACCTGCGGCATATCGGGACACCGCACGACCTACGGCGCGCCGTTCGCACGCGTGGATGAGCTCGTGCAGGGTGATACCATCGACCTGTACTCACCGTACCGGCGCTATCGCTATTCTGTGACCGGTACGGTGATAGTGCGTCCGGACCAGATCGAGGTCGTAGCGCCAACGGAGCACCCCTCATTGACGCTCACGGCCTGTCATCCGCCGTACAGCGCACGGTATCGCATAGCGGTACAGGCGGAACTCGTCGAAGTGCGGCGCGTCTCCGGAGATGCGCCATAG